GTGAGAACCGATCACCCCGACCCCGGAGGGGTCGAACGTGCGGAGATGTGATTCACGTTCGACCCCTTCGGGGTCGGGTGGGGGATGGGGGCGCGCATTCTATTCACGTTCGACCCCTTCGGGGTCGGGTGATGGGGTGGCGCGTTCATTCTATTCACATTCGACCCCTTCGGGGTCGGGGGGGGATGGGGGCATTCATTCTATTCACGTTCGACCCCTTCGGGGTCGGGCGGGGGTGGGGCGCTTATTCTATTCACGTTCGACCCCTTCGGGGTCGGGCGGGGGTGGGGCGCTCATTCTATTCATATTCGACCCCTTCGGGGTCGGGGGTAGGGATGGCGCGTTTATTCTATTCATATTCGACCCCTTCGGGGTCGGGCGGGAGGCCGACATGTCCACTTACACCCAGATTTACTACCACCTCGTCTTTTCAACCAAAGGCCGTGAACCGGTCCTTCTCAAGGAGAGAAGAGAGGCGTTGTACCGCTTCATCTGGGGTATCGTCAAGAACCTCCATGGCCATCTGTACCGAGTGGGCGGAACGGAAGACCACCTCCACATTTTCAGCGATCTTCACCCCTCCGTCCGCCTCGCCGATTACGTGAAGACCATCAAGCTGGGTTCCGCTGACTGGATCCGGAAGGAGAGGGTCTTTCCCCGCTTCGGTCACTGGCAGGAAGGTTACGGCGCCTTCACCCTGGGTCCGGATGGAAAGGACGCGCTCATCGAGTACATCAAGGACCAGGAGGCGCATCACCGGACCCATTCCTTCCTGGACGAGTACCGGAAGTTCCTGACCGTGGCGGGAGTGGAATTCGAGGAGAGCTATCTCCAGTGACGGTCAGGCGCCGTCAACGATCCGCAAGACTGATGGATGGGGAGCGCGGGCGTCCCGTACACAATCAATTCTGGATGTGAAAGGTTTGGCGGGCTGGGTACCCACGCTCACGGTATTTGCGACCTTTTCAAAATTTTCCGGGTCCCCGCGGTTGACGGCACGGCTGCGGGAGGGCTTCGACCCGTCTCACTTCGACCCCTTCGGGGTCGGGCGGGGGTGGGGCGCTCATTCTATTCACGTTCGACCCCTTCGGGGTCGGGTGGTGGTGGGGCGCTTATTCTATTCACGTTCGACCCCTCCGGGGTCGGGTGATGGGGTGGCGCGGGTTCATTCTGCCGTATCCTCAATATCCTAATTTTTCCGGGATTCGGTTTCGTCGCGGTCGAGGCCGGTCTCGTAGCGCTTCTTCTTCTTACGGTCCTTCACCGGGCCAGGCTGGGGGGCCTGGAACTCGGCGTCGGGGAGGGGGTGGCTGAAGGAGACCCCGGAAAAATCCACCTGCCGGGTCATGACGCCGTTGGTGAAGAACTCGATTCGCAGCGGCATCATGACCCCCTGGTACCGGAACCAGCGGAAAAAGTGGTCGGCGTGCTTCTCGGTCCGCCCCGAGGACGTTTTCTCGATGTACTCGACGCGTTCGGGCAGGGCCTTCCCCTCGGCGTAGATCACGGTGACGGCGTAGTTCTCCGCGTCGACGAACTCGAGGCCCTCCTCGGGCCGGACGGAATCGAAGCTCTCCGGGCCCAGGTGGAAGACCTTCATGCCGGGCTCCTTCCACCGCTCCCGGAAAAGGTTGATGAAGCTCCGCTTCTCCGCGAGGCGGAAGCGGCGGACGTCCTCCTCGGTTTTGTCCTTCACTTTGCCGTACTCGTAGGCCCACCCCTTGCCCAGGTCCAGGTTGTAGATCTCCACGACGGCGCCGTCGGGTTCCTCCAGGGCCGTCCGCTCCTTGCCGGGCCAGCGGTAGTCGTACCAGAACTTCGTCCAGCTCTGGTTGTCGCCCTTGATGACGTAGATCCGGCCTTCGCCGTGGTAACCGGCCCAGGAGCGGAAGGCCTCCCCGCCCAGGGCCTCGACGGTCCGGTTCAGAAGGTCGAGGGCCTTGGGGTCCATGCCGGGCCCGTCGGCCGGCGCCCAGGCGGACAGGGCGGCGAAGAGCAGCCCGGAAAAGGCAAGGTGACGGATGGCGTGTTTCATGGGGATCCTCCTCCTGGTCAGCGCGCCGGGGTACGCGCGCCGAGCCGAGGCGCGCACCAGCATCGGGTCGCTCTCCTCCGTTTGTCCTTACCGCACCCCTGCCGCCGGGCTCGGCTCGCCCGGCGTACGGTTGGGCCGGGCTCGGCTCGCCCGGCGTACTTCAGAGCCGGGTCCGGCCCTCCATGGCCCGGGCGATGGTGACGTCGTCGGCGAACTCGAGTTCCGACCCCACGGGCAGGCCCAGGGCGATCCGGGAGACCAGGGTGCCCAGGGGCCTGACCAGCCGGGCCAGGTAAAGGGCGGTGGCTTCCCCCTCCACGTCGGGGTTGGTGGCGACGATGAGCTCGGTGACCTCGTGGCGGCGGATCCGGTCGGGGAGGTTCCCCAGCCTCAGCTGGTCGGGCCCGATGCCGTCGATGGGGGACAGCACGCCGTGAAGGACATGGTAGGTGCCCGTGTACCGCCCGCTCTTCTCGATGGCGGCGATGTCGAAGGGTTTCTCCACCACGCAGACCAACCGGTGGTCCCGCGCGGGGTCGGCGCAGATCTCGCAGACCTCCCGGTCCGTGTAGCTGTGACACTCGGCGCAGAGGCGGACTTTTTCCCGAACGTCGGTGATGGACTCCTGGAGGGCCCCGATGTAGGCCCCGTCGGCTTTCAGGAGGTGAAAGGCGATTCGCTGGGCCGACTTCGCCCCGATGCCGGGCAGCCGGCGAAGGGCCTCCATCAGTTTCTCG
This genomic window from Acidobacteriota bacterium contains:
- the tnpA gene encoding IS200/IS605 family transposase, producing MSTYTQIYYHLVFSTKGREPVLLKERREALYRFIWGIVKNLHGHLYRVGGTEDHLHIFSDLHPSVRLADYVKTIKLGSADWIRKERVFPRFGHWQEGYGAFTLGPDGKDALIEYIKDQEAHHRTHSFLDEYRKFLTVAGVEFEESYLQ
- the recR gene encoding recombination protein RecR — encoded protein: MSRFTDPLEKLMEALRRLPGIGAKSAQRIAFHLLKADGAYIGALQESITDVREKVRLCAECHSYTDREVCEICADPARDHRLVCVVEKPFDIAAIEKSGRYTGTYHVLHGVLSPIDGIGPDQLRLGNLPDRIRRHEVTELIVATNPDVEGEATALYLARLVRPLGTLVSRIALGLPVGSELEFADDVTIARAMEGRTRL